One window of Mauremys reevesii isolate NIE-2019 linkage group 4, ASM1616193v1, whole genome shotgun sequence genomic DNA carries:
- the PPFIBP2 gene encoding liprin-beta-2 isoform X12 translates to MLQQELLSRTSLETQKLDLMAEVSDLKIKLVGMEKEQSEYEEKQNKAEGLLQELKHLKIKVEELENERTQYEWKLKATKAEIAQLQEQLALKDAEIERLQSQLSRTLVHNEIAERGELYRRRLKEKHQEVQRLKIGMESLLAANEEKDRRIEELTVLLSQYRRMKEIMLAAHGSSERILSGSSEEELEASLKKWNLMNKPPAELVKPEIPPGELSPTMESLLPQKTLEISGSIPVPSNNFISPHEESLETRSRVPQKKMSSSLEDLQSESMEKHVDGKPVEPVVEQENKPYVKSNKYQTLPGKLLRPTHNGDHGTYNTPTSLNVFGMNDNEDSSVLTLRMTEDRIRSISAPVLGETENMDGTITSDELSPLSSGTESGPQSPLSPENKKSPKGIRKIWGKIRRTQSGNFHADDLGLAEFRRGGLRATAGPRLSRSKETKGQKSDYNAPFAQWSTERVCNWLEDFGLGQYVIFARQWVTSGHTLLTATPQDMEKELGIKHPLHRKKLVLAVKSINTKQDDKSAQLDHIWVTRWLDDIGLPQYKDQFHESRVDGRMLQYLTVNDLLFLKVTSQLHHLSIKCAIHVLHVNQFNPHCLRRRPVDENNISPSEVVQWSNHRVMEWLRSVDLAEYAPNLRGSGVHGGLIILEPRFNGDTLAMLLNIPPQKTLLRRHLTTNFNVLIGPEAQQEKREIMESTAYTPLTTTAKVRPKKLGFSHFGNLRKKKFDESTDYICPMDTSPGATNGTQKSYGGYKGLNQLTDRELDKLDQVGQID, encoded by the exons GGTTTGCTTCAGGAACTCAAACATCTCAAAATTAAAGTGGAAGAGCTGGAAAATGAAAGAACCCAATATGAATGGAAGTTAAAAGCAACCAAA GCTGAAATAGCCCAGCTTCAGGAGCAGTTAGCTCTCAAAGATGCAGAAATTGAACGTTTACAGAGTCAGCTCTCCAGGACCTTGGTGCATAATGAAATTGCAGAAAGAG GGGAACTATATAGGAGAAGGCTAAAAGAAAAAC aTCAAGAAGTTCAGCGACTGAAGATAGGAATGGAATCATTATTAGCTGCAAATGAAGAAAAG GATCGTCGAATAGAGGAGTTAACAGTGCTGCTAAGCCAGTACAGAAGGATGAAGGAGATAATGTTAGCAGCTCATG GCTCTTCAGAGAGAATTCTGTCTGGTAGCAGTGAAGAGGAACTTGAGGCAAGTTTGAAGAAGTGGAATCTCATGAATAAGCCCCCAGCAGAATTAGTCAAACCTGAG ATACCTCCAGGAGAATTGTCACCAACTATGGAATCTTTACTGCCACAAAAAACTCTGGAAATCAG TGGAAGCATTCCAGTTCCTTCAAATAACTTTATTTCTCCACATGAGGAATCCTTGGAAACCAGAAGTAG GGTTCCACAGAAAAAAATGTCAAGTAGTCTAGAGGACTTGCAGAGTGAATCCATGGAAAAG CATGTAGACGGGAAACCAGTAGAACCTGTTGTAGAGCAAGAG aataaaCCATATGTGAAGAGTAACAAATATCAGACCTTGCCAGGGAAGCTTCTTCGACCCACACACAACGGAGATCATGGAACATACAATACTCCCACTTCCCTAAATGTATTTGGAATGAATGACAATGAGGACAGCAGTGTACTGACCCTGA GAATGACTGAAGATCGCATCAGGAGTATTAGTGCACCAGTATTAG GAGAGACAGAGAATATGGATGGTACAATAACTTCAGATGAACTTTCACCCCTTTCTTCTGGAACAGAATCGGGTCCACAGTCTCCATTGTCTCCAGAAAATAAAAAGAGCCCAAAAGGCATCAGGAAAATCTGGGGAAA AATAAGAAGAACTCAGTCAGGTAACTTCCATGCAGACGATCTAGGTTTAGCTGAATTTCGAAGAGGTGGTCTCCGTGCAACAGCTGGACCTCGATTATCTAGATCAAAGGAAACAAAGGGGCAGAAGAG TGACTACAATGCCCCCTTTGCTCAGTGGAGCACTGAAAGAGTTTGTAACTGGCTTGAGGACTTCGGTCTTGGTCAGTATGTCATTTTTGCACGGCAGTGGGTGACTTCTGGCCACACGTTATTAACAGCAACACCTCAGGACATGGAAAAG gaACTAGGAATAAAACATCCTCTGCACAGGAAGAAATTAGTCTTGGCCGTTAAATCAATAAATACAAAACAGGATGATAAGTCTGCACAACTAGATCATATCTGGGTGACAC GATGGCTTGATGATATTGGCTTACCTCAGTACAAAGATCAGTTTCATGAATCCAGAGTTGATGGGAGAATGTTGCAGTACTTAACTGTG AATGACCTTCTCTTTCTGAAAGTCACCAGCCAGCTGCATCATCTCAGTATTAAATGTGCCATTCACGTGCTCCATGTCAACCAGTTCAACCCTCATTGTCTACGTAGGAGGCCAGTTGATGAG AATAATATTTCACCTTCTGAAGTAGTGCAGTGGTCCAATCACAGAGTGATGGAATGGCTCAGATCAGTAGATCTGGCAGAATATGCACCAAACCTTCGAGGAAGTGGAGTTCATGGTGGCCTCATT ATTCTTGAACCTCGCTTTAATGGTGACACACTGGCAATGCTTCTTAACATTCCACCTCAAAAGACCCTCCTGAGACGCCACCTGACCACTAACTTTAACGTGTTAATTGGGCCAGAAGCACAAcaagaaaaaagagaaataatGGAATCTACAGCTTACACACCTCTGACTACCACTGCTAAAGTTCGG CCAAAGAAACTTGGATTTTCACATTTTGGAAACCTACGAAAAAAGAAATTTGATGAATCTACAGATTACATTTGTCCTATGGACACAAGTCCAGGTGCAACTAATGGTACTCAGAAGAGCTATGGTGGATACAAAGGACTTAATCAACTCACTGATAGGGAATTGGACAAACTGGATCAGGTGGGACAAATAGATTGA